In Citrus sinensis cultivar Valencia sweet orange chromosome 4, DVS_A1.0, whole genome shotgun sequence, one DNA window encodes the following:
- the LOC102606596 gene encoding uncharacterized protein LOC102606596, translating into MANFEAKQLLKDKKFWFASFLIAWAAALQGHVMWLQRQDSFQQNLVPSTKAMIPMNKKSELNEEC; encoded by the exons ATGGCAAATTTTGAAGCGAAGCAGCTCCTCAAAGACAAGAAATTCTGGTTCGCTTCTTTTCTCATTGCTTGGGCTGCTGCTCTTCAG GGGCACGTGATGTGGTTACAGAGGCAAGATTCGTTCCAGCAAAATTTGGTACCATCAACCAAGGCAATGATACCGATGAACAAGAAAAGTGAATTAAATGAAGAATGTTAG